GTCTCGAGCGGGACGTCGGCGACCGAGCCCTGTTCGCCGAGCTGGCCCCAGACGCGCTCGGCCTTCTCCGGCAGGACGGGCTGGGCCAGCACGGCGACGGCCTTCGACAGCTGGACGCAGTCGCGGATGACCTGTTCGGCCCGCTCCGGGTCGTCGTCGACGAGGTTCCAGGGCTCGTTGCGCTGGATGTACTCGTTGCCGTAGTCGGCGAGGTCGACGGCGACGTCCGCGAGCACCCGGAGGTCGTACTCACGGACGGCGGTCTCGAACTCGCCGACGGCGTCCTCGATGCGGGCCTCGACCTCGTCGCTGGTGGCGACGTCGGGCGTGCCGCCGTAGTTGCGCTGGGCGAACAGCAGCGACCGGTAGAGGAAGTTGCCGAGGTTGCCGACGAGCTCGCCGTCGACGCGCTCGGCGAAGCGGTCCCAGGAGAAGTCGACGTCCGACTCCAGGCCCGACCCCGAGAGGATGTAGTAGCGGAACAGGTCGGGGTGGAAGCCGGCGTCGAGGTACTCCTCGGCCCACACCGCGCGGTTGCGCGACGTCGAGAGGGACTTGCCGTCGATGCCGACGAATCCGGAGGCGAGGATCGCCCGGGGCTCGTTGTAGCCGGCGCCCCGCAGCATGGCGGGCCAGAAGACGGCGTGGTGCTGGATGATGTCGCGCCCGATCACGTGGACGATCTCGGCGGCCTCGTCGTGCCAGTCGTCGTCCCACTCGGTGCCGTGGCGCTTCTCGCCGCCGATCTTCCAGACCCGCTCCCAGTCGTACTCGTCGGCGCCGACGCGCTCGCTGTACTGCTTGGTGGAGGCGACGTACTCGATGGGGGCGTCGACCCAGACGTAGAGGACGAGGTCTTCCGCGCCGTCACCGTCCTCGGCGTCGCCGGGGTAGTCGATGCCCCAGTCGAGGTCCCGCGTGATACAGAGGTCCTCCAGCTCCCCCTCGATCCACTCGCGGGGCTGGTTGCGGGCGTTGTCGCTCCCTTCGAGGCGGTCGATGAACCCCTGGAGGTACTCCTGAAAGTCCGACAGGCGGAGGAACTTGTGCTCGCGCTCGCGGTACTCGGCGGGGTTGCCCGTGATGGTGCTCGTGGGGTCCTCGATCTCGCCGGGTTCGAGGTGCCGCTGACAGCCCTCGTCGCACTCGTCGCCGCGGGCGTGCTCGCCGCAGTAGGGGCAGGTGCCCTCGACGAGCCGGTCGGGCAGCCACTGGTCGGCGTCGGGGTCGTAGGCGACCTGGATCTCCTTCTCGACGACGTGGTCGTTGTCGATCCACGACCGGACGAACTCCTTCGTGAGTTCGGTGTTGGTCTCGTCGTGGGTGTGGCCGTAGTTGTCGAACTCGACGTTGAACTTCGGGAACGTCTCGGCGTACTGCTCGTGGTACTCCAGGGCGAACTCCTCGGGGTCGACGCCCTCCTCGGCGGCGTTGACCGCGATGGGCGTCCCGTGCATGTCCGACCCGCAGACGAAGGCGGTCTGCTGGCCGACGCGTCGGAGCGCCCGGGCGTAGGCGTCGCCCTGGACGTACGTGCGGAGGTGACCGACGTGCAGGTCCCCGTTGGCGTAGGGGAGCCCGCAGGTCACCACCGCGGGTCGATCAGTGGGGAACTCCTCGTGGCTCATGTGTCTGTGCTACCTCCGAACTCGTGGAAAGGCTGCCGGTTTAGCATGGCTGTGACTGTGTCTCGTCGGTCGGAAGCGGTGCGAGAACCGGGCGGCCGAGGTTCGCCGGCCGCGCTCGGGGGCCGTCCTACCGGCCGCCGACCGCCGCCCGGGTCCACCCGGCGCTCCCGTGGCGACGCATACGCATCGGGATGCCGGTGTGGACCCCCATCTCGGCCGGTACTGGCCCGCGGAGCGACAAAAGCGGTTCGGTCAGTCCTCGACCGCCACTCCGCCGAAGGCGACCAGACCGGTCACGACCAGGTCGACCTCGTCGTGGACGTCGGCGCTGCGGACGCGATCGTCGCTGACGCCGCCGAGGATCGGCAGGACGTCCAGCCTGACGTTCCACTCCCGCGGCACGACGATCTCGACGCCGCCGAACATCGCGATCGCGTTCACGTGCGCCGGCTTCTCCGGAACGGTCGCGTCGCGGAGGTCGACGGTCGCCGCGCCGAAGAGAGCCGTCAGATCGGCACCGGTGAACTGGTCGGTCGTCACGCGCGTCTCGCTACCGCCGAGGACGGCCATCGAGGAGACGTGCGAGTCGGGCGTCGCGGCGGGGCTCCGGCGGTAGTGGCTGAGTAGCAGCGAGAGCCCGAACAGGACCACCAGCAGCGGCCACAGAGATCCGAGTTCCGCTGCGTCGACCAGTCCGAGCGCGGAGAGCTGCCAGAGGCCGGCGACGATCACCACCACGACCGGTCCGAAGAGGTTGCGGAAGCCGCTGACCGCGATGGCGTACAGTCCGAGCAGGACGAACAGCGACGGGACGAACCGCCAGAGGACCGACGTGTCGTACGTGCCGGTGGTGTCGAGCAGGAGCAACAGGCCCGCGAGGAGGACTGCGAGCCCGAACAGGACCTGAGTGGGGACGCGTCGACGGGCGGTCGACATGACCGCCCGGACGCGCCCGCGAGTGATAAGTACAGACTCGTTATCGAACGCTACGCGATCGTTACTCGCCCGGCCGCCCCGCGAGCCGCCCGCTCAGAACGCCAGAGAGGCCCCGCCGATGAGGCCAAGCGTCACGAGCAGTCGCCCGACGCTGCCGGCGAATGTGGCCAGCGCGAACTTCAGGTAGTCCTCCTCCAAGACGGAGAAGGCGTAGATGGAGAGCGTGTCGGGGAAGCCGGGGACGCTCAGGGCCAGCGCGAGCCCGACGTAGCCGAACTGCTGGGCGAGTTCGACGGTCCGGCGCTCGGACCAGGCGACGACGTCGAACCGGGACCGCCGGAGGAACCGAACGACGGGGCCGGATTGCTTTGCCTCCTGGCCGAGGTGGAAGGCGAAGACGCTCCCGGCGGCCTTGCCCAGCCCGGAGATCACGATGACCACCGCGAGGTCGAGGCTCGTCGGGAGCCCCAGGCGGAGCGACGAGGCCGGGGCCAGCACGATCTCGCTCGGCAGCGGGAGGACGAACGCGATCAGGAAGGAGTAGACTCCGATGAGGAGCAGGCCGACGGGCCCGGTCGCGGTACAGACCGCCCGCTCGAAGCCGACGGGATCGCCCGTCGTCGGGCAACTGGCGAGCAACACTGGGAGGCCCTCGAGTGGCACAACTACTTTCAGTAGGGCCCCGGTCCTAAACTTTGATATTCGCCATTCGGGAGCGACGACTCTCTCGGCCCACCGACCGCGTCAGTACCAGTCGAGGTCGTCGACGAACGAGCGCAGCATCGACCGGGTGACGTGGGGCATGCAGACGACGCGCAACTCGCCCGCAGACGTCTTGGAGACGCGCCAGTCCCGCTCCCGGAGCTCCGCGGCCATCGGTCGCGACAGGTCGGCGGCGACCAGCGGGAGTTCCGGCCCGACGACGTCGTGGCCGCGGGCGGCCAGCTGGTCGGCGAGCCACTCCGCGTTGTCCATCTCCCGGTCGTAGGTCTCGCGGTAGCCGTCCGGCCACAGCGCGTCCATGGCTGCGACGGCGCTGGCGACGCCCGCGCCGGAGCGCGTGCCGGTCAGCGTCACCTGTGACGTCGACTCCAGGTAGGGCGTGTCGATGGCGAGTTCGTCCAGCAGATCGGCCGACCGCACAAGCAGGCCGCCGGCGGGCACCGCCGCCTGGCCGACCTTGTGGGGGTCGATGGTGAGCGTGTCCACGTCGGCGTGGCCGAAGTGCCAGCGGTGGTCGGTGAAGGGGAGGTAGAAGCCGCCCCACGCCGCGTCGACGTGACACAGCGCGCCGGCGTCGGCCGCCAGGTCGGCGATGGCCGGGATCGGATCGACCTGACCGTACTCCGTCGTGCCGGCGACGCCGACGACGCAGACGGTGTCGCCGTCGATCAGCTCCGCCATCGCGTCGACGTCGGCGCGGTAGTTGGTGGCGGGCGCGGTCCGCAGTTCCACGCTCAGTGTCTCGGCCGCCTTCCGGAAGGAGAAGTGGGCGTGCTCCGGCGCGACGACGTTCGGATCGTCGGTCTCCGCCCGGTTGCGCGCGATGCGGACGGCCTGGATATTGGCCTCCGTGCCGCCGCTAGTGACGTACCCCTCCGGTTCGGGCAGGCCCGTGATCGTTCCGAGGGTCTCGACGGCCTCGGCCTCCAGTTCGGCGACCCGCTCGTACGTGCCGGGGTCGCCCGGGTTGGTGGCGAGGAACCGCTCCGCGGCCTCGCGGGCCGCCGGGTGCGGTTCGGTACACATCGAGGAGAGGACCCGCTCGAACTCCTGGGGCTCGGCCCGCTGCATTCGTTCACGAACTCGTCCCGGATTCGTTTATCCGTTGCGCTCCGGCCGGACGCGCTGTTCTGGACGAACGATCGGGATAAATATCGCAGTACGGCGCTCGAACGCAACAGTGAAACGACCGAGTCCCCCTGGATCGGGTATGCCTGGTATCGCCGTCACCATCGGACTGCTGCTCGTCAATCTCGGGCTCCTCGGGGCGGTCTTCGCGTTCGGTCGGACGGACGGCCTGGCGTCGTCCGATCGGTGTTACGTCTGCTCGACGGCCGACCCGGGGACGGCAGTGAGCGGCGTGCCGGTCTGTCCTGCCTGCAGGGACGAGTACTTCGCCGCCGTGGCCTGATCCCGGTGTCCGTCGGCAGCGAAACGGGGCAGCGGCCTATTCCCGAACCGATTCGAGCAGGAGTCGCTGCTCGACGCGCTTGACCTCCTGCTGGACGTCGCGGACGGCGTCGACGTTGGCCGAGATGGAGGTGACGCCCTCGTCGACGAGGAACTGGACCATCTCCGGCTTCGAGCCGGCCTGGCCGCAGATGCTCGTGGCCACGTCGTGGTCGTTGCAGACGTCGATGGTCCGCTCGATGAGGTCCAGCACGGCCGGGTGCAGTTCGTCGAAACGGCCGGCGACCCGCTCGTTGTTCCGGTCGACGGCGAGGGTGTACTGCGTGAGGTCGTTCGTTCCGAACGAGGCGAAGTCGATGCCCGTCTCGCACAGCTCCTCGACGCCGAGCGCACTGGCGGGCGTCTCGACCATGACGCCCCAGGTCCGCTTGTCGGGGTCGATGCCCGCCTCTTCCATGAGCGACTTCGCGCGGACGACGTCCTCCGCGTCGGTGACCAGCGGGAGCATCAGCTCGACGTTGTCGTAGCCCATGTCGTAGAGCTTCCGGACGGCCGACAGCTCCAGTCGGAACGGGTCGGGCTGGTCGAGGCTCCGCCTGATCCCCCGGTAGCCCAGCATGGGGTTGTGCTCGTCGGGCTCGTCGGCGCCGCCGTCGAGCTGGCGGAACTCGTCGGTCGGGGCGTCCAGCGTCCGGACGCGGACCGGCCGCGGGTAGAACGCCTCGGCGACCTCCCGGATGCCGTCGACGAGCTCCTCGACGTAGGCGTCCTCGCCGTGGTCCTCGACGTAGCGCCGCGGCGTCTTGCCCGTCGAGAGCACCATGTGCTCGATGCGCAGGAGACCGACGCCGTCGGCCCCGGTGGCCGCCGCCCGCTCGGCCGCCTCCGGGATGGAGACGTTGACCTTGATCTCCGTGCCCGTCATGGGCTTGGGGGTCGGCGACGGTCCGGCGGCCGCGCCGGCCCCGGCGTCGGCGGCCGTCTGGTCCGTCGCTGCGTCGTCCCCGGTCGCCGGATCGGACTCGCCGCCGGCCGCCTCGTCGCCGGCCCGGACCGTGCCGGTGTCGCCGTCGACGGTGACCCGCTGGCCGTCGCGCAGGCGGTCCGAAGCGCCGTCGGTTCCAACGACGGCGGGGACGCCCAGTTCTCGGGAGACGATGGCGGCGTGGCTGGTCATCCCGCCCTCGTCGGTGACGATGGCGGCGGCCCGCTTCATCGCCGGTACCATGTCCGGGGTCGTCATCTCCGTGACGATGACGTCGCCCCCTTCGACCTTGTCCAGCTGGTCGAGCTTCCGGACGAGCCTGACCGTGCCCGTCGCGGCGTTGGGGCTGGCGCCGACGCCGGACGCGAGGACGCCCGTCTCCCCCTGGGCGGTCATCGCGCCGCCGTCTGCCACGCCGCCCGCCTCGCCATCTGCCGCGCCGTCGGCGTCGGCCGCGACGGCGTCGTCGATGGTCGTGATCGGCCGGGACTGGAGGAGGTAGACCCGGGGGTCGTCACCGCCCTCGCTCGCGGGGTCGCCGGTGATGGCCCACTCGACGTCCTGGGGTTCGCCGTAGTGGTCCTCGACGCGCTCGCCGACGGCGAGCAGGCGGTCCAGCAGGTCCTCGGTGAGGACGCGCTCCTCGCGGCGGTCGTCCGGGACGGCCCGTTCGACCGTCTCGCCGCCGTCGCGGACGAACTTCGTCTTCTTGTCGGCGACAGTCACCTCGGCGACCTCGCCGGCCTGGCGGTCGACGACGTAGTTGTCCGGTGAGACGGACCCGGAGACGACGCCCTCGCCCAGCCCCCAGGCGGCCTCGATGACGGCCTGCGGCGCGCCGGTCGAGGGATGGCTCGTGAACATCACGCCGCTCGCGTCCGCGTCGACCATCGCCTGAACGACGACGGCGACGTCGACCGTGTGGTGGTCGAACCCCTGCTCCGCCCGGTAGTAGATGGCCCGCTGGGTGAACAGCGACGCCCAGCACTCCCGGACGCGGTCCAGCAGGTCGGCCCGCTCGACGTTGAGGAACGTCTCCTGCTGACCGGCGAAGGAGGCGTCGGGGAGGTCCTCCGCGGTGGCCGACGAGCGGACGGCGACGGCCTCGTGATCGAGGTCCTCGTGCGCCGAGAGAATCTCCTCGCGTACCGACTCCGGGAGGTCAGTGCCGGTGATCAGTTCCCGGGCGCGCTCGGCGGCCTCGGCCAGCGCCTGGGAGTCCTCGGGATCGACGTCGACCGCGTCGAACAGTTCCTCGTCGATCCCGGTGGACTCGACGAACGTGCGGTAGGTGTCGGCGGTGACCACGAAGGCCGGCGGGACCGGCAGGCCCGCGCCGGCGAGTTCGCCGAGCGAGGCCGCCTTGCCACCGACGGACGCGAGGTCGTCGGCCGTGATGTCTTCGAGCCAGCGTACTGGCATGCAACCCGACGTTCACGCACCGACAGCAAGCCCGTGTCGGTTCCGGCACTTTCGGGTGGGGAGTAACTCGGATTCGAGTACTCTATCTCGAAACGAACGGCGAAAACTGGACGGGCTTGAGCCGGTCACGCGACGACGATGTCGTCGTCGTCGTTCTCCGGGACCGTGATCTCCCCGTCCATCGCGGTGACCGCGCGGCCGCCGACCCGGACGTCGTGGCCGTCGGTCTCGACGCGGACCGTGCCCGGGCGGTCCAGCAGGTGGCCCTGCTCGACGGCGATCTCGTCGAACTCGCCGTCGAGCGCGCCGTGGCGCCGGAGGTAGGCCCCGCAGGCGCCCGCTCCCGTCCCCGTGACCGGGTCCTCCGGGATGCCCGCCAGCGGAGCGAACGCCCGCGCGTGCAGCGTCGACTCGCGGTCGAGGGCGTCGAAGGTGAAGGCGTACAGCCCCCTGGCGTCGGCCCGCTCGCAGAGGTCGGCGATCGCCCCCTGGTCCGGGCTCGCGTCGCGCAGGTGCTCGAAGTAGTTGACGGGCACTACCAGGAAGGGAAAGCCCGTCGACGCCCGGGCCAGCGGGAGGTCGGCCCCGACGTCCCGCAGGGCCGCCACGTCGATCCCCAGCGCGTCGGCCGCGTCGGCGTGGTCGACGTCGACGGCCGCCACCTCCGCCGCGGCCTGCTCCATCCAGACCTCGTCGTCCTCGCCGACGTCGACGGCCAGGTCACCCGCGGCCGTCTGCGCGGTGTGCGTCCCGGCGTCGATCTCGCCCCGCTCGAAGAGGGCCGCGTAGGTCGCAATCGTCGCGTGGCCGCAGAGATCGACCTCCTCCTCGGGCGTGAAGTAGCGGACCTCGCGGCCCTCGCCCTCGTCGCCCGGCCGGACGAACGCCGTCTCGCTGGCACCCAGTTCGCTCGCGACCGCGCGCATCTGGTCCTCGGTCAGCCCGGCCGCGTCGGGAACCACGCCGGCGGGGTTGCCCGAGAGCGGCTCGTCGGCGAAGGCGTCCACCAGCAGCGCCCGTCGTGTCTCCATGCCCGCCCGTTCGGTCACTCCCGGGAAAACGCTTTCCCGGCGCGGCCCACCTCCTCCGTCCCAGAAGACACGTCTATCTGACACGCCGTGAGGCGTTCCGGAAACGTTGTATCCCGGGCGCGTTCAGACCTCGGCGTGTCGCTGCTGAGCATCTTCGCCTCGTCCATCCTCCCAGTGGTCGCGATGGCCGCGACGGGCTACGCCCTCGCGCGGATCACCGACGTCGAGGCGGACGCGCTGAACACGGTCACGGTGTACGTCCTCGCGCCGGCGCTGGTCGTCCACAGCCTGACCACGTCGGCGCTGGGCGGTGGGACCATCGTCCGGGTCGTCGGCGTCGTCGGCGCGTTCACGCTCGCGATGCTCGTCGTCTCGGAGGGGTTCGGTCGCCTCTCCGGGCGCTCCGAGCCGCTGCTGGGCGCGTTCGTCCTCGTAACGATTTTCCCGAACACCGGCAACTACGGCATCCCGCTGGCCGACTTCGCCTTCGGCCCGGAGGGCCGGAGCACGGCCGTCCTCGTCACGGCGCTACAGGGGGTCATGTTGTACACGCTCGGGATCTACGTCGCCGCGCGCGGCGGCGAGGGCGACGCGCTGTCGAGCATGCGCCGCGTGTTCAGCGTCCCGCTGGTGTACGCCGTCGTCGTCGCGCTGGCGGCCCGCTGGCTCGGCCTCGTCCCGCCGACGGAGGGGACGCTGATGTCGACGCTGGAACTGCTGGGCAACGCCTCCATCCCGATCATGCTGCTCATCCTCGGGATTCAACTGGCCAACGCAGACGTGAGCGGCGCCCTCCGGCCCGTCGCCGGCGCGTCGGCCATGCGGCTCCTGATCGCCCCCGTCGTCGCGCTGGCCGTGACGCTGGGAACGGCCTCCCTGATCGGCTTCGAGAATCAAGTCGTCGCGCGCGTGGTCGTCCTCTTGCTGGGGACGCCCACCGGCGTGACTCCGATCATCCTCGTCGGCGCCTTCAGTAGCATCGGCGCTGACGACGGCCTCTCGCCCAGTGCGTTCGTCAGCGCGACCGTGCTCGTGACGACCGTCGCCAGCGTCGTCACGGTGACGGCGCTGGTCGCTCTCCTCCAGTCCGGAGCCGTCCTCTAGAAGAGCGTTTTCAGCGGCCGCTCCCGACTCGCCCCGTCCGCGCTCCGCCGACGGTCACCGGCGGTGACTGCGGCCGTCGTCGCGGACGTACTGGAGCGCCTCCAGAAACTGCTCCGTGTCCATCCGGTCCCGCCGTTCCTCCAGGCGCTCCCGGAACTTTGTCGGAGTCATGCCTATGGCCAGATATGTAATGAACGATCATAATAGTTTCGCGGACGTGCGTCCAGCGGGTGGGCCGGGCCGACGCCTCTCCGGTCGGTGACACCGCTATCGCGTCCGGTCCGTTGGCAGAAGCCGCTGCCGGCGCACACCGGAGTCCGTCAGTCCGCGACGGCCTCGTCGGAGCCCGTCGCCGCGTCGGGGTTCCGGATCCACAGGTCGCCGAACAGGTCGTCCTGACGGAGTTCGACGCGGCCGCGGTGGGCCAGAAAGAGCAGGCCGAGGAACGTCTCGACGCGCGACCCGCCGACCTCCTCGACTTCGCGGTACAGCACCTCGTCGCGGCCGGCGTCGAACTGCTCGCGGACCGCCGCCATGACGTCGTCGACGATGGCGTCCATGTCCTCGCCGTGGGTGTTGGCGGTCACCTCGTCGGCCGTCGGCTCGTCGTCCATCCGCAGGTCGTCGGCCCCGCGGTAGTCCAGCTCCTGTGTCCCCCGCCGGAAGCCCGAGGGAGAGTCGCTGGTGTCGTAGCTCCGGGACTCCTTCCACCAGGAGTCGCGCTCGGCCTCCCGGAGGTCGTGAACCAGTTCGTCCAGCGTCTGGGGCATCCCGCGGGCGCGCTTGCGCTCCAGCCGCCGGTCCATCTCCCGGTCGAGCGCGGAGAAGGGGTCGGGCTGGTCCAGCGACTCCTCGCCCCGCATCGCCGCCTCCCAGGGCTCTTCGGGCTCCTCCTCGTCCTCGTCGTCGCCGAGCATCGCGTCGCTCTTCATCCGGATCAGCACCGACGCGTAGAACAGCGCCCGACCGGACGTCTGGAGGTCCGACTCGTCGATGACCTCGAGGAACTTGTCGGTGACCTGCACCACGTCGATGTCCCACGGATCGATCTCGCCCTCCTCGGCCAGCTGGACGAGGACCTCGACGGGTTCGACCTCCTCGTCGCCGTCCGCGTCGTCAGCGGCTTCGGCGGCTGCGGGCGTCTCGCCGTTCTCAGAGGAGTCGTCGGAGCCTGAATCAGCCGACGCGTCGTCGCCGAACAGGTCGCCGGCGTCGGATTCTCCGGGCGGGTCGCGATCCTCGTGGCCTGCGATGTTCAGAGGAATGTTGTCGCCAGATTCCCCATCGTCCCGCTCGCGGGTCGCTTCGCTCCCCGCTCGCGTTTCCGAGGGCTCCGGCTCACTCCGTTCGCGGGTCGTGCCTCCCCGCTCACTATCCGAGGCCTCACTACGCTCGGCCTCGCTCTCGCCGGACCCCTCGCTATCTCGCGGGTCGCTCCGCTCCCCGCTCGATGTTGTCGAGCCCCCCTCGTCCCGTTGGTCCTCGGGCGACTCGCTAGTCATCAGCGGCCACCTCCGGCTCACCCGAATCGCCCGACAGGTCGATCCCGGTGACCGCGGAGACGTTGTCGTTCTGCATGGTGACGCCGATGGCCCGCTCGGAGCGGTCCAGCATGGCCGAGCGGTGGGAGACGACGACGAACTGGGCCTCGCCGGCGAGTTCGTCGACCATCTCGCCGACGAGCTCGGCGTTCGCGGCGTCGAGGAAGGCGTCGACCTCGTCCAGCGCGTAGAACGGTGCCGGGTTGTGCCGCTGGATGGCGAAGATGAAGGCCAGCGCCGTCAGGGACTTCTCTCCGCCGGACATGGCGTCGAGCCGCTGGATCGGCTTGTCGCCGGGCTGGGCCTTCATCGTCAGCCCGCCGTCGAAGGGGTCCTCCTCGTCCTCCAGGTGGAGGTGGCCGGAGCCGTCCGAGAGGCGCTCGAAGATGTCCTGGAAGTGGGCGTCGATGGCCTCGTAGGCCTCCATGAAGGTGTCCTTCTTCCGCTGCTCGTAGCTGTCGATCCGGTCGCGGATGCCGTCAGCCTCCTCCTCCAGGGTGGCCTTCTTGTCCTCGAGGTCGGCGAGGTCGTCGGCCACGGCGTCGTACTCGTCGATGGCCCGCATGTTCACGGGTTCGAGCGTCTCCATCTCCGCCTCGAGGCGACCGATCTCGGACTCGACCTCGTGGTGGTCCGGGATCTCCTCGGGGTCGTAGTCGCCGACCTCGGCCTCCAGTTCGTCGATCTCCCAGTCGAGGCGCTCGTACTCCTCGCGCAGGTCGTCGAGGTCGCGCTCGACCTCGTCGACTTCGGACTGCTGCTCGTCGCGGGCCGCCTTCGCCGCCTTCAGCTCCTCGCGGCGGTCCTCGCGCTCGCTCTTGAGGTCGGCCAGTTCCTCCTCGAGCTCGGCGACCTCCGCTTCCTTCTCGGTCTTCTTCTCCCGCTGGGCCTCGATCTCGTCCTCGAGCTCGGCCATCTGCTCTTGGGCCTCGGCCTTGCGGTTCTGCGCGTCCTCGATGTCCTCGTGGAGCTCCTCGATGGCCTCCTCGGCGTACTGCTTCTCCAGTTGCAGTTCGTTGAGGTCGGCGTCGAGGTCGTCCTCGCGGTCCTCCAGACCGTCGATCTCGGCCTTCAGCGAGTCGGCCTGCTCGGTCAGGTCCGGCAGCTCGGAGTCGGCGACCTCGGCCTCCAGCTCGTCGATGTCCGACTGCAGCGCGTCGATCTCGTCGTCTTTCTCGGCGATCTCGGCCTCCAGCTCGTCCATCTCGTCGGAGACCTCCTCGCGCTCGGCCTCGATCTCCGCCAGTTCCGCTTCGAGTCGTTCAACCTTCTCCTCGGCGTCCTCGATGGCCGACCGCTTGCGCCCCATCGCGCTCTGGATCTCGCGGACCTGGTCTGCGGCGTCGGTCTGCCGGTCGCGGGCGTCGTCCAGGCGCTCCTCGACGTCGCGCAGCTCCTCGCGGAGGTCGGCGCGTTCGTCCTCCAGGTCGTTGATCCGCTGGGCCACGCGTTCGAGCTTGCCCTGGCCGCCGGAGAAGGAGTAGCGCGTCCCAGACGAGGACCCGCCGGTCATGGCGCCGGACTTCTCGACGAGGTCGCCGTCGAGGGTCACCATCCGGCAGTCGCCCATGAGGTCCCGGGCGGTGCTCATGTCGTCGACGACCAGCGTGTCGCCCAGCACGTAGGCGAACACGCCCGCGTACCGGGAGTCGAAGTCCACCAGGTTGTACGCGAAGTCGATCACGCCCTCGTGGCTCGGCAGCGACGGCAGCGACCGCTGGTGCATCTCCGTGATGGGCAGGAACGTGGCGCGGCCGGCGTTGCGCGACTTGAGGTACTCGATGCCCCGCTGGCCGACGCTGTCGTCGTCCACGACGACGTGGGCCAGCCGGCCGCCGGCGGCGGTCTCCGCGGCGGTGGCGTACTCGGCGTCGACGGCGCCCAGCTGGCCCACGGTGCCGTGGACGCCGTCCATGTCCGCGTTGAGGACGGTCGTCACCGCGCGGCCGTACGAGGAGTCGCCGTCCTGCCCGGCCTTGGCCTCCAGCTCGGCGTACTCCTGCTGGAGGCCCGAGATCTCGTCCTCGAGGTCGTCGATATCGGCCTGTAGCTCGCGCCTCTCCTCCTTGAGGTCCTCGACGACGTCGGTGATCGTCGCCTTGTTCTTCTTCGCCTTCTCCTGCTCGATCTCGAGGTCGTCGATATCGGCCTCCAGTTCGGGAATCTCGGCCTCGGCCTCCTCGATGGCCTCCCGCTTCTCGCGCTGCTCGTTGGAGCGCCGGCGGGCCTCGTCGAGCAGACGGTCCTGCTCGCGCTGGAGGTCGTTCTTCTCCGATTTGAGCGTCTCGAGGCGATCGCGCTTGTCCTCGAGTTCCTCCTTGACCTCCTCGAACTCCTCGCCGACCTCGTCGATGCGCTCCTGGACTTCCGCCAGGTCGGCCTCCTTTCCCTGGATCTCGGCCCTGACGTTGGACTTCTCGACCTTGGTCTCGCGGATGTCCGACTCCAGGCCGTCGATGGTCTCCTGCTTGCGGTCGACCTGGACGAACGCCTGCCGGCGCTCGTTCTCGGCGTCCTCGACCTGCTCCTCGGCGGCCGCGACCTTGTCTTCGAGCCGGCTGATCTC
This genomic interval from Halomicrobium urmianum contains the following:
- a CDS encoding PhzF family phenazine biosynthesis protein, yielding METRRALLVDAFADEPLSGNPAGVVPDAAGLTEDQMRAVASELGASETAFVRPGDEGEGREVRYFTPEEEVDLCGHATIATYAALFERGEIDAGTHTAQTAAGDLAVDVGEDDEVWMEQAAAEVAAVDVDHADAADALGIDVAALRDVGADLPLARASTGFPFLVVPVNYFEHLRDASPDQGAIADLCERADARGLYAFTFDALDRESTLHARAFAPLAGIPEDPVTGTGAGACGAYLRRHGALDGEFDEIAVEQGHLLDRPGTVRVETDGHDVRVGGRAVTAMDGEITVPENDDDDIVVA
- a CDS encoding AEC family transporter; the encoded protein is MSLLSIFASSILPVVAMAATGYALARITDVEADALNTVTVYVLAPALVVHSLTTSALGGGTIVRVVGVVGAFTLAMLVVSEGFGRLSGRSEPLLGAFVLVTIFPNTGNYGIPLADFAFGPEGRSTAVLVTALQGVMLYTLGIYVAARGGEGDALSSMRRVFSVPLVYAVVVALAARWLGLVPPTEGTLMSTLELLGNASIPIMLLILGIQLANADVSGALRPVAGASAMRLLIAPVVALAVTLGTASLIGFENQVVARVVVLLLGTPTGVTPIILVGAFSSIGADDGLSPSAFVSATVLVTTVASVVTVTALVALLQSGAVL
- a CDS encoding segregation and condensation protein A, whose product is MTSESPEDQRDEGGSTTSSGERSDPRDSEGSGESEAERSEASDSERGGTTRERSEPEPSETRAGSEATRERDDGESGDNIPLNIAGHEDRDPPGESDAGDLFGDDASADSGSDDSSENGETPAAAEAADDADGDEEVEPVEVLVQLAEEGEIDPWDIDVVQVTDKFLEVIDESDLQTSGRALFYASVLIRMKSDAMLGDDEDEEEPEEPWEAAMRGEESLDQPDPFSALDREMDRRLERKRARGMPQTLDELVHDLREAERDSWWKESRSYDTSDSPSGFRRGTQELDYRGADDLRMDDEPTADEVTANTHGEDMDAIVDDVMAAVREQFDAGRDEVLYREVEEVGGSRVETFLGLLFLAHRGRVELRQDDLFGDLWIRNPDAATGSDEAVAD
- the smc gene encoding chromosome segregation protein SMC yields the protein MHIKELVLDNFKSFGRKTRIPFYEDFTVVTGPNGSGKSNIIDSVLFALGLARTSGIRAEKLTDLIYNPGHADEETDVGGEREAVVEVILDNADRTLERSQVVNAAGSEDVGDVDEISIRRRVKQTEDNYYSYYYINGRSVNLSDIQDLLAQAGVTPEGYNVVMQGDVTEIINMTPGSRREIIDEIAGVAQFDAKKADAFDELEVVQQRIDEAELRIEEKQTRLDQLEDERETALEYQELREQKEEYEGYRKAAELEDKREERDEVQADIDDLEDELEELQVELDERQGKVVRLEEDLEDLNAEIERKGEDEQLAIKREIEEIKGEISRLEDKVAAAEEQVEDAENERRQAFVQVDRKQETIDGLESDIRETKVEKSNVRAEIQGKEADLAEVQERIDEVGEEFEEVKEELEDKRDRLETLKSEKNDLQREQDRLLDEARRRSNEQREKREAIEEAEAEIPELEADIDDLEIEQEKAKKNKATITDVVEDLKEERRELQADIDDLEDEISGLQQEYAELEAKAGQDGDSSYGRAVTTVLNADMDGVHGTVGQLGAVDAEYATAAETAAGGRLAHVVVDDDSVGQRGIEYLKSRNAGRATFLPITEMHQRSLPSLPSHEGVIDFAYNLVDFDSRYAGVFAYVLGDTLVVDDMSTARDLMGDCRMVTLDGDLVEKSGAMTGGSSSGTRYSFSGGQGKLERVAQRINDLEDERADLREELRDVEERLDDARDRQTDAADQVREIQSAMGRKRSAIEDAEEKVERLEAELAEIEAEREEVSDEMDELEAEIAEKDDEIDALQSDIDELEAEVADSELPDLTEQADSLKAEIDGLEDREDDLDADLNELQLEKQYAEEAIEELHEDIEDAQNRKAEAQEQMAELEDEIEAQREKKTEKEAEVAELEEELADLKSEREDRREELKAAKAARDEQQSEVDEVERDLDDLREEYERLDWEIDELEAEVGDYDPEEIPDHHEVESEIGRLEAEMETLEPVNMRAIDEYDAVADDLADLEDKKATLEEEADGIRDRIDSYEQRKKDTFMEAYEAIDAHFQDIFERLSDGSGHLHLEDEEDPFDGGLTMKAQPGDKPIQRLDAMSGGEKSLTALAFIFAIQRHNPAPFYALDEVDAFLDAANAELVGEMVDELAGEAQFVVVSHRSAMLDRSERAIGVTMQNDNVSAVTGIDLSGDSGEPEVAADD